The DNA segment CTTGTCGCCCTTCTTCTTTCCTTTGGCGATTGCGATAGAAACCTTAATAACTCGCCCTTTATTATACACTGCAATTGGCACTATTGTCAACCCCTTCGTTTCTTCAGCTTCCTCCAATTCCTGAAGCTCTGCCTTGTTTAAAAGGAGTCGTCGGTTACGCTGCGCCTCATAACCTTCCGCAACTGGCTGTGCCTGGTAGGGTGGAATTTCCATACCCACTAGAAACGCCTCCTTGCCGCGCACGGTTACGTGTGCACCCTCTAATTTCCCATGATGCGCACGGAGTGACTTCACTTCCCCACCCAAAAGCTCCATACCGGCTTCAAAGGTATTAAGGATTTCGTAGTCAAAACGCACTCGTTTATGTTCGATCAGATTGGCCATTGCAGACATATACTAACGTATATTTGATGAATAGGGAATATGAATTTTTCACTCAACAGCTCGCGTGTATGCGCAGAGAGTTATCCCCTCACCTACTATCATTCATGCATGAGTTCATGCTATACTATAGTAAAGTAATAAACTTACTATGAGCAAAAATTTCATTCCCTATCGTGAGATCAAATGCGCCAACTGTCTCACGACTTACACTCCGAGAGTACAACTTCCCAAGTTTTGTGCAAAATGCCACTCGCCGAAATGGGACAATAAGATTAAAATGCAAAATCGCGCAGGCAATGGGGTTCGCGTAAAGCATAGTGATCGCGGGATTAAAGGTTAAACTTTTTGTATGGAAAAACTCGAGCAGTACAAACTTTTTGTGCGCACGCACAAGTTCGATATCGCAATATTCACCCTTCGTTTCGTGCTTGCATTCATTTTTGTTGCGCACGCAGCAATCAAAATTGCCTACGTTGATGATACGTTTGATACCTTTGTTGCATACGGGGCTCCTGGCATATTTGGGCTCATCCTTGCACTCATTGAACTCATTACGGGAATCATGATGCTTGCAGGCTTCGTCGTTGAAGTTGCCGCAGTAGCGCAAGCACTTATTGCACTTGGGTCTATATATGTCGTTCATGGAAGTCGTGGCTTCTTCATCGAAAATGGTGGCTATGAATATGCGCTACTTATCCTTGCAGCGAGCACCGCGATCGGACTCCTTGGGCCTGGCAAGATCGTGCTTGCAAAGCGCTATGCACGCACGGCTCGTTCACTTCGGGAAGGAGGCGTCGACGCAGAAAGCCACCCACTTGGCACATAAACAAAAAACACAGCGTACGGGCTGTGTTTTTGCATGAACTATTCAATAGACTTTTGCATGACCTCCTTCCGCAACTCCGTATCGCCACGTGAGATGACTTCAACAACCCCCGGAGGAGTGACCGATAAAGTCTGCTCCGGAGCTGCAACTGCCTTCATGGGAGCGCTAACAGGAGCGATAGGCAATACAGGCGCCGTGGCGCGCTTTGCCGCCTCTGGACTTCCTGGCGAACGGTAGAGTGTATAGTCAACAATAGCCTGAGCAGCAATAACGGGTGCTCCAGAATTTTCTGCAATACCCTCAATGAATACATAATCGCCCTCCTTTATTGCAGCAGCATCAAGCTTTCCCTGTTGACCCTTGACCTTCGTTACTGCAGAGATTACCACCTTCCACTCGCCACCCCAGGTCTGTACGGAAATACCGCGTGAGGCAACGCTCTTAACAATACCGCGCACCTTTGCACGACCATTGTCATTTACTTCTACAGAGCGCATCTGTTTAGCATACTGCTCAACTTTAGGATTTGCGGTTGAACCACTAGCCGCAACTACAGTAGCAAACATGCGCTGCGATTGTGCTGCACTAAGCTTATCGGCACTAAGTCCGATTGCAGTCTGGAATATCGCACTTGCGGCAACGAGTACAAGTGCCGCAACCATCATGAAATGCAAATCTGTATGTTTGTCTTGCATAGAATATTATAAGAACTAATAAAGAAGAGACGCAGCATCTCTTCTTCGTCCCATCAAAATTCGGGACAAAAAAGAGAGGCAACGCCTCCTCCAATATTGTTATTATATTGCATTGAGAATTTCCGTCAACAAAAGTTATCCACAACACAATAAAAAAACTCCGCCGAAGCGGAGTTAATGGAAAGAACTTCAGGAACTCTTGGGGCGCTCGGTGAAGCGCACGGTGTCGTCCTTGCTGACGATCGTGTCTTCCTTTGCCGGCTTCCCGTTGACGTAGGCATTCTTGCCCTTAAGGGAAATACCCTGACTCTCGGCAATCTCGCCGACCGTCGTCGAGAGAGTTTCCGTGACCCGCGCAGGCACCTTGACCTGCTTCTTCTGGGTCTCCCCTTCAAGCGGAACTTGTTCCAGACTGATGTCGATCTCGTGTTTGTTCACGGGTACCTCCTTAGGTGTGGGGTGTGATGGAAAAACGTTCACCACCGACGATACCTTCCGTCTGTACACGGATACTACCATCGGACCAAAATGCGCACAAGCGCTCTACTGCTTCCGCTGCGACCATAGTCGATGCGGTGATGATGCCATGGGCACCACAGCCTTGACCGGTCGCATCCGCATCATCATAGAGAAAGTGCTCATAGTGCGCGATATCCTCGGGTAACGAGGGGCGCACACAGAACACCGTGAAGAATCGACGCGCGACACGCGTATCGATGAACACATCGACGAGCGGATTTTTCCTAATCTGGGACCAGATCTTCTTTCGCGCAGACATGGTGTCGACGCAAGCAAAGACCGAACCCTTCAGTCGCTCCTGTCCCTCATAATAGCGGCGCTCAGCTTTTACCGTAAGGCCAACTTCATCGAGGAGCCTTTTTGCCACGATGTCGGCCTTGAAATAACCGAGGTCTTCGAGAACGAAACGGGACGCGGGGATGTTGTGCGATTCGACCGCATCGCCATCGATGATGGTCATGCGCTCGACGCCAATGCGTGCAAGCATATCGGCGACATTGCTGCCGACTGAACCAACACCAATGACGGTAACCGTGCGGGTATGCTCGGGGTCAAAAAGATCGGACTGCATGGAAAAATTCATGCGATTCATTACACCTCCTCTACACTCGCAACAGGCCACTCAGTAACGGGATGGAATACCACATTTTCATGGGTATACCCGTCCTCAAGAGAAATGATGAAAAATTCGATCGCATCACCAAAACGGAATTCGGCAAGCGCGCGCTTGATGGTGTCGGAGACGTTGCCGAGACACATCCCCGTTTCTCGCTCAATGTGCGGATGAGGTATGCCATCAGGATGATGGGTTTCCCTCGGCCACACATTAAGGTTGCCGTCATACATGAAGAGGGCTTCGATTGTACCGATGCGGTACGTTACGGACTCATGGGTGATGCGGAGTTCATTGGTCACGAGGTGAATGCCGTACCCTGAGACGATCTCGATCTTTGCAACAAGTGGATGCTTTTCGAAACGCCGGATACTCTCAAGGAGGGCATCTCGATGTTTCTCGTCGAACGTATTCCCCGCAGCACTGAAAACGAGTGGTGTCGTACACTGCTTCTGCAGCATATGGAGCTCTCGTCGCAACTTGAGCAGCTCTTTTTCGTGCCGCTGTATGCGTTCGTGTACATCTCCAATCTCCTGCTCGCACTCTTTGCGCACCTTCTTTTCGGCTCGCACCATCTCTTCGGTCACCCCATCACCATCGATAGGGAGAAGAACGGGACGTACTGCATCACTTGCTGTCTCGTACCCTGACTTCTGCTCAGACCAGAGCACAACAACGTCAAGCAAGAGCTGCAGCAAGCAGGTACTTGCGTACACGCCGCCACGCTCAGTGAGCGTTGAGGGGTGGAAGAGCACGTAGATTGTGTTATCGATGTACTGCATGAGGGCCACATCATTCTCGAGCACCACTCCGCCGCGAAGCGGGCAGTGCGGGAACAAGACGGGCATGCCTTTCCCATTTGCACTCAACTCGATACCCGCAACAGACTTGAGAGTGTGACGTTGCGTCGCAGCAATGGGTCCTGCGAAGAAAAGTATGTCGAGCTCATCGGGAGAGCGCATCGGAAGAGGCGCACGCGTATCACCGCGGGTGATGTGGCATACAACTTTCTTCACGCCATAAAGCCCTACCACCTGAGCGAAGGTCTCGAGGGCATCCTTGTTTTCGGCAAGGAGCTCCTCGATCTGTATTTTTCCACGAGGATCATCGCAGGGAATGGGACCAGCTTCGATGATCGCAACGGGCGGAGAAATGAGCGGAAGCTCTTCCTCCCCGACCATGCACATCATCGAGAGTGGTGTTGTCTTCTCCGAGCGGAGAGGAAAAAACGAATCGGGCAAGAGCCCAATACGCACCTTGCACGGATGTGTGCTAATCGCCACATCGATCTCTGCATCGACCGGCAACCCCTCAGTGGGAATTGCTCCCGAATACAAAATCGGAACTGCAACGTGACACGTTTCCACAGAACCTCCAAAAAGAAATATCTGGCACAGTTCTACAATATTTTAACCTAAATGTCAAAAATGTAACCTGGTAGTATTTCTCCCCTCTTGCATCAATAAAACGCGTTCCAGATTTCACTAAACATACGCCGAGGAATTTTTCGCTAGTTGCCTTTGCTGGAATGAGCACTGCGAATGAGCCGTATGCGTATACGGTGAATGCAGAGCGGAATGAAGCAAAGGCAAATCGCGGAAAATAACCGGCGCTGAACAACCCTGCACACAACGTCCGCCATTTGCGCATGCCACAGGAGGCGGCATAAAAAAATCAACGTGCCATAGGCCGTTGATTTTTTAGAAGCGCAAATGGCTTTATGCCATTACCTCCTTAACGATACGAGTGAAAGTCTCTGGGTTCTCCTGAGCGAGGGTTGAGAGAATCTTGCGATCGAGCGCAATATTCTTCTTTGCTGCTGCTCCGATGAACTTTGAGAATGAGGTTCCCAGTGGCTTGACCGCTGCGCTAATGCGCACCTGCCAGAGTCGGCGGAAATCATTCTTCTTATCGCGACGATGAGCGAAGGCGTAAACACCTGCCTTGCGGAGTGCCACCTTTGCCTGTGCCTCCTTCGTACTGCGAGCATTGCGGAAGCCCTTGGCTGCCTTGAGCACATTGCGGCGACGCTTAAGGGACGTTGTACCGCGCTTTACACGTGACATATATTTCTGTGATTAGTTTGGTTAATAACGTCCTATCCGACGTTCGATAGGAAACGAGCGGCTGTCTTAGCCGACATGTTGAGTGCGGTGCGACCCTTGCGGTTAAGCTGGGTAGAACGGCTCTCAAGAGCGTTGTAGTGGTTGATGCCTGGCTTGCGCACGAGTGCCTTACCTGACTTTGTTACCTTAACACGCTTTGCGTATGACTTGTTGGTCTTCATAATAGTTCTTTATGCTTTTGTCTCCTTTGCAACTTTTACGTCCTTCTCGTCTTTGGTGTCCTTTTTTGGCTTACCTCTTTCGAGAACGGTCGAGAGACCCTTAGGTCCACGCTTCGGTGCTTCGGCTATTTTGTAATCCTCGGAAACGAGAACAAGGACACGATGCAGGCGCTCATCGAGAAACTTTGGATCGAGATATTTCGCTCGTCCTGCAAGGTAGAGGTCCAGCTTGACGCGATGACCTTCCTTGAGCCACTCAGAAATTCGCTTTGCTTTGAGCTCGAGATCGTGCTCTCCAGTCGCGATTTTAATCTGAACAGTCTTCGTTTCCGTGACATGTGCCTTTGCACGTGCTTCACTCTCCTTCTTTTGCGTAGTGTACTGAAACTTACCATAATCAGTAATTTTTGCAATAGGCGGATCGGCCTCTGGAGAGATCTCGATCAAGTCAAGACCGCGCTCTTTTGCAAGCTTAAGAGCGTCCTCTGTGGACATGATACCGAGATTTCCCTTTTCATCGTCGATCACGCGAAGGTCGCGAGCACGAATTTGGTTATTTATCCTTACTTTTTCTTTCACGGGGATTATTAATTAGTGGTCAAAGTATAGCAGACAATTATAGTTTTGTCCAATGAAAAGCGTGCATTTACGCCAGTTTTTGAGCAAATGTAGGAAATATTTTTGGTATTTCGAATTATGCCACATTTTTATCCCGTGCGGAGCCCTCAAGGCCCCTACTCCTGGCATTAAAAACAGAAAATCCCCTTAATTAGGGGACTTTCCATTGTTAATCCTCAAACTCGAGCTCAATCGTTGTGCCAAGCTCAGGAACCGTTGCATCGAGACCCAAATAATCCTTGATACGCTGTGCAAGAAACATAGTACTGCGTGGTTCTCCAATTGCCACGAACACTTTCTTGAGTGTCGCTGAGCCTTTCTCCACAAACTCTACCAAGTGATCCATGTCCTTGTGTCCAGAGTAACCATTAAGCACAGAGAGATGTGCGCGCACATCAACTTCGGCATCGCCGATACGAATATGACGATCACCATCAATGAGCCTTCGGCCTACCGTACCTGCTGCTTGATAACCCGTAAGCAATACCGCGGTCTTCTCATCACCTGCAAAGTGACGGAAGTGATGCATGATGCGTCCACCATTAAGCATTCCCGATCCTGCCATAATCACCTTTGGACCATGCTGGTCCCAGATCGCCATACTTTCGGCGCGTGTCTCGGTGAAGAAAAGATTTGGAAAACGGAAGACATCGTCACCACTCTTAATGATATGCTGCACCTCCTTATTGAAGTACTTATTACTACGGTGATAGACCTGTGTCGCCTTAATCGCTAGCGGTGAGTCAACATAAATCTTCACTGTTGGAAGCTGATGATGCTCAACCATTTCATTGAGCTCAAAGAGCAGCTCTTGTGTACGCTCAATGGAGAATGCAGGAAGAAGAAGTGTGCCACCTTTTGCAACACTCGCCATGATGGCCTTCTTGAGATTCTCCTTTCGATCTTCTCTGTTCTCATGATTGCGATCACCATAGACTGCTTCCATAAGGAGATACTTCACTCCCTCAATAGAATCCGTATCACGGATGAGTGGCGTCGGAGAATTACCGAGGTCGCCAGTGAATACCATAATATCCCGACCAAGCTTAAGGAACATCATCGCAGATCCGAGCATGTGACCTGCATCCTTCATCTCACAGGAGAGATGGTCTGCCAGTGGGAATGATTCATAATACTCCTCAGTGTGCCAAAGACGCATCGTCTTCTCAACGTCAGACTCCTCATAGATTGGCTCCGTGCCATCGCGCGTTGCCTCGTGCGCAAGAATGCTTACCGTATCATGGAGCATGATGTCAGCAAGTTCCTTCGTAGGAACAGTCGAAATAATGCGCCCTTTGAATCCCTCTTTTACAAACTTCGGAATACGGCCGACATGGTCAATATGCGCGTGGGTCACGAGCAAAATATCAATGGTCTTTGGGTCAACCATGAATGGGGCATGATTACGCTCGTCGGCATAGTGCGCCCCCTGATAAAGCCCACAGTCAATCATGATCTTCTTCCCCTGTGCCTCGAAGTAGAAGTTATTGCCCGTTACTGAGTCTACGGCACCGAAGAAACCTATTCGCGCTTTGTGTGACATATGCTGGTATTATATCCCAGAAATCAATATTATGGCAGAGTTCGGGGCGTGTACGCAAGTTTACAATTCTTTTTTTGAACGTACTCTAAAGAGAGCTGCACACTATGGGAGGCGCTATGACCAGCAATACTCCTTACCTCAATATCCCCACCGATCAAGACAATGCGGAATACCTCCTCCTCACCCAGGGGAAGATGGTCATGATGGGAGAAATCAACGAACAGTCGTATGCGAAACTGTTCGGCAATCTTCTTCTGCTTGATGCCATTGGAAGTCCCGACGTCGAGCTACACATCAGTAGCGACGGCGGCAGTGTCACCTACGGATTCATGATGTTCGATGCGATCAGACTCTACAAGGGCAAGATCATTGGTATTGTCCCTGGAGGGCAAGCAATTTCGATGGCCTCCGTCATCCTGCAAGCGTGCACGCTCCGTAAGATGTCACGGCACTCTTGGATGAATATTCACACTGCGCTTACGAAGAACCCTATCAGTTATGCAGATATCGTCAGCGCGGGAAAAATGAAAAAACTTACTGAGGTTCTTAAAATCTCCACGGAGCGCATCCTTGATGCATATATGCTCCGTGCGAAAGTATCGCGGAAACGCATCGCTACCCTCATGGGCGAGAATAAGGAATTGCCTCCTGGCCTTGCTCTAAAGCTCGGCCTTATCGATGAGATCATTTAAACCAGGCACCCTTCGGGGTGCTTTTCTTTACAAATTATATCGAACGCGTAATCTATAGAGAGAACGACACAGGAGCGAGTCATGAATGATATCCCAGTGCGCAGCAACCTACCCCCTGACCAAGCAACTGCAGAGCAGCTGCTACTCGCAAAAGGAATCATTCTTATCTTTGGTGAAATTAATGATGCTGCTTTTGAAAAATTGAGTGACCAGCTCCTTCTCCTTGAGGCTGTGGGTAGTCCCGACATCGAGGTACGCTTCGACAGTACTGGTGGGGACACTCTCCCAGGATTCCTCATGTACGACCTACTGCGCTTGTACAAAGGAAAGACAACCGGCGTCATCACGCACGAAGCGACGTCCATCGCCTCAGTGGTCTTCCAAGGCTGCGCGGTACGAAAAATCTTCGAGCATGGTTGGATACATATTCATACACCAACTTCAAACGATCCTCTCTCGCTCGCTGCACTTGAGAACGCAGCAAATATTAAGGACCTCAGGCTCGGGCTCAGAAAGTGCTGCGGCCAAATGCTCGACGTCTATGAAAACCGAGCGCGTTGCACCCGAGAACAGATCAGGGGACTCATGGATGAGGATCGACCTCTCTTTGCCGAAGAAGCGCTCAATCTAGGCTTCGTCGACGAAATCATATAAATCAAAAAATTCAAGCACCCAATGGGTGCTTTTTGTGTCTAAAATATGGCTCTATAAAGGCTCGCTTTATCTGCTACCATATATGTTATCTGTGAATTGCGAAAACTGGGGTTGTGTTACTATGAATAGGTATTGGGAAAAACCCTAATCGAGTCAAAGGGCTAGCTCATATCGCCGTCATTCTTGGATGCCGTGCTGCGGCCGCCCACTTATCTACTAAGGCTCATTCCCAATACATATAAAAACAGCTCCATGCGAGCTGTTTTTACTACCGCATTTTTGAATCAAAAAAACAACCGAGCAAAGCTCGGTTGTTTTCGCATTTCTAGACTGAGAATAGTTTTGTATCCTCGTATTCTCAAATCGAAAAGTTGGGATGAGATTGCTCTCGCTGGAGCTTTGCCGACCGTCGGAGCCGTAGGTGTTCTACGGTGACGAGGCGGCAAAACGAAGCGTGAGAGC comes from the Candidatus Paceibacterota bacterium genome and includes:
- the smpB gene encoding SsrA-binding protein SmpB, with the translated sequence MANLIEHKRVRFDYEILNTFEAGMELLGGEVKSLRAHHGKLEGAHVTVRGKEAFLVGMEIPPYQAQPVAEGYEAQRNRRLLLNKAELQELEEAEETKGLTIVPIAVYNKGRVIKVSIAIAKGKKKGDKRETIKKREAEREIARAMKIR
- the rplT gene encoding 50S ribosomal protein L20 — protein: MSRVKRGTTSLKRRRNVLKAAKGFRNARSTKEAQAKVALRKAGVYAFAHRRDKKNDFRRLWQVRISAAVKPLGTSFSKFIGAAAKKNIALDRKILSTLAQENPETFTRIVKEVMA
- a CDS encoding ATP-dependent Clp protease proteolytic subunit; its protein translation is MTSNTPYLNIPTDQDNAEYLLLTQGKMVMMGEINEQSYAKLFGNLLLLDAIGSPDVELHISSDGGSVTYGFMMFDAIRLYKGKIIGIVPGGQAISMASVILQACTLRKMSRHSWMNIHTALTKNPISYADIVSAGKMKKLTEVLKISTERILDAYMLRAKVSRKRIATLMGENKELPPGLALKLGLIDEII
- a CDS encoding MBL fold metallo-hydrolase, coding for MSHKARIGFFGAVDSVTGNNFYFEAQGKKIMIDCGLYQGAHYADERNHAPFMVDPKTIDILLVTHAHIDHVGRIPKFVKEGFKGRIISTVPTKELADIMLHDTVSILAHEATRDGTEPIYEESDVEKTMRLWHTEEYYESFPLADHLSCEMKDAGHMLGSAMMFLKLGRDIMVFTGDLGNSPTPLIRDTDSIEGVKYLLMEAVYGDRNHENREDRKENLKKAIMASVAKGGTLLLPAFSIERTQELLFELNEMVEHHQLPTVKIYVDSPLAIKATQVYHRSNKYFNKEVQHIIKSGDDVFRFPNLFFTETRAESMAIWDQHGPKVIMAGSGMLNGGRIMHHFRHFAGDEKTAVLLTGYQAAGTVGRRLIDGDRHIRIGDAEVDVRAHLSVLNGYSGHKDMDHLVEFVEKGSATLKKVFVAIGEPRSTMFLAQRIKDYLGLDATVPELGTTIELEFED
- a CDS encoding ATP-dependent Clp protease proteolytic subunit, coding for MNDIPVRSNLPPDQATAEQLLLAKGIILIFGEINDAAFEKLSDQLLLLEAVGSPDIEVRFDSTGGDTLPGFLMYDLLRLYKGKTTGVITHEATSIASVVFQGCAVRKIFEHGWIHIHTPTSNDPLSLAALENAANIKDLRLGLRKCCGQMLDVYENRARCTREQIRGLMDEDRPLFAEEALNLGFVDEII
- a CDS encoding ThiF family adenylyltransferase produces the protein MNRMNFSMQSDLFDPEHTRTVTVIGVGSVGSNVADMLARIGVERMTIIDGDAVESHNIPASRFVLEDLGYFKADIVAKRLLDEVGLTVKAERRYYEGQERLKGSVFACVDTMSARKKIWSQIRKNPLVDVFIDTRVARRFFTVFCVRPSLPEDIAHYEHFLYDDADATGQGCGAHGIITASTMVAAEAVERLCAFWSDGSIRVQTEGIVGGERFSITPHT
- a CDS encoding 50S ribosomal protein L35; translation: MKTNKSYAKRVKVTKSGKALVRKPGINHYNALESRSTQLNRKGRTALNMSAKTAARFLSNVG
- a CDS encoding DoxX family protein translates to MEKLEQYKLFVRTHKFDIAIFTLRFVLAFIFVAHAAIKIAYVDDTFDTFVAYGAPGIFGLILALIELITGIMMLAGFVVEVAAVAQALIALGSIYVVHGSRGFFIENGGYEYALLILAASTAIGLLGPGKIVLAKRYARTARSLREGGVDAESHPLGT
- the infC gene encoding translation initiation factor IF-3 → MKEKVRINNQIRARDLRVIDDEKGNLGIMSTEDALKLAKERGLDLIEISPEADPPIAKITDYGKFQYTTQKKESEARAKAHVTETKTVQIKIATGEHDLELKAKRISEWLKEGHRVKLDLYLAGRAKYLDPKFLDERLHRVLVLVSEDYKIAEAPKRGPKGLSTVLERGKPKKDTKDEKDVKVAKETKA